GCTCACCTTGCTTTCACCCGCCAGCCGCGCCCGGTAGCGCGCCGGCCGCTCCTCGATCGCCATGCCGGCTCGGGCGGCGCGCACGATCAGCTCGATCGTCCAGCCGTAGGTGCGCTCGCGCAGGCCAAGCGAATGCAGCGCCTCCGCGCGCACCGCCTTGAACGGCGCCAGGTCGCTGATGCGGGCGCCGTCGAGCCGGCCGATCAGCCAGGCGGCCAGCCGGTTGCCCAGCCGTGCCTGCAGCGGCAGCGCACCGCCCGCCATGCCGCCGCGCTCGCGCGAGCCGAGCACCAGGTCAGCCTCGCCCGCCAGGATCGGCGCCAGCAGCTCGCCCGCGTCTTCCGCAAAATCGCTGCCGTCGCCGTCGAGGAAGAGGAAAACCTCCGCCTCCGGCGCGGCGGTCACGCCCGCCATGCAGGCGAAGCCGTAGCCCCGCCGCCGCTCGGACACGACCTCGGCGCCCGCGGCACGCGCGGCCGCGGCGGTGCCGTCGCGGCTGCCGTTGTCGACCACGATCACGCGCTGCACCAGATCGCGCGGCAGGGCACGCACGACGGCGCCGATCGCGCCTTCTTCGTCCAGTGCCGGGATCACCGCCACGACCTGCATCAGCGCCCGCCTTTCAGCTGCCGGCGAAAGAGCCGAAGTGGACCGTCGATGGCGATCTGGTCGTAGCCGCGCGCCGGCAGCGCCGCGAGCGCCTGGTCGTAGCCCGCGAGCACGGACTGCGACGAGCGGATGCCACCGTCCTGCACGATCACGTACTCCGCCTCGTTCAGCCGGGGAAACTCCCACTGCACGCGCCGCTGCGAGAGGTGCGGTGCCAGCCCGGTCTGGGCGCTGAGCGTCGCATCGGCCGGAATCAATCGCGCGACGCGCGCCAGCGCGGCCGCCGATCCGTCATCGGCGAAGCGCCAGCCGGCCGCGTCGCGCTCGGGCGGAAACGGCCCGCGCAGGAAGCCGGCCGCAAGCGCCGCGCACAGCGCGCCCGCGGCCAGGGCGCTGGCCGCATTAGCTCGCAAGCGGTGCGCCGGCCAGCGCGTTGTACGCGGACCCGGCCTCTGCAGCCAGGCCGCGCCGCGCGCCGCGCCGAACAACGCCGCGATCGCAATCAGCGCGAGTACCGGGGCGCCGTACTGCAGGTCGAGCGAGCGTTGCGGCGGGTGCGTGGAGAGCAGACCGACGAGCGCGGCCGGAACGGCGGCGAGCAGGATTTCCGGCGCCAACAGCGGCAGCAGGGCGAAGCTCGCCAAAAGCCCGAAGGCCGCCGTAGCCGGAGCGGGCGCCGCGAGCTGGCTGAGCACACGATCGGGATGCGACAGGGCGCCGCTCAGGATCGTGGCCGGCTGCGAGCCGAGATAGCCGTAACGCTCGGCCAGGTCGCTGCCGGCGCCGTGCCGCAGCGCCGGCATCGCCACGCCCAGCACCAGCGCCCCCCAGAGCAACGCCGCCGCCATCGCCGCCAGGCCCAGCCCGCGCCGGCCACGCAGCAGCGCGATCCAGCCCAGCGCCAGCGCCACGAGAAAGGCGTCTTCCTTGAGCAGCAGCAGGGCGGCGAACGCCAGCAGGAAGAGCCGGTCGCGGCGCCAGAGCAGCGCGGCCAGGGCACCGAAGGCCGCCAGCGGCTCGAAGAGGTCCGGGTGGAAACCGAAATCGACGCCGCGTTGCAGCGCCGGCGTCAGCAGATAAGCACAGGCGAGCAGCGCCGCGGCGCCTGCCGGCAGCAGCCTGCGGCCCGCGGCGTAGAGCGGCAGCGCGGCGAGCGCGGCGCCGGCCGCCTGCGCCACGATCAGGGTTTGCG
This genomic window from Dehalococcoidia bacterium contains:
- a CDS encoding glycosyltransferase family 2 protein, with product MQVVAVIPALDEEGAIGAVVRALPRDLVQRVIVVDNGSRDGTAAAARAAGAEVVSERRRGYGFACMAGVTAAPEAEVFLFLDGDGSDFAEDAGELLAPILAGEADLVLGSRERGGMAGGALPLQARLGNRLAAWLIGRLDGARISDLAPFKAVRAEALHSLGLRERTYGWTIELIVRAARAGMAIEERPARYRARLAGESKVSGTLSGTLRASVRILLTLARLHWPYARMRRGHRAGPEARADRAGVRSLRR
- a CDS encoding DUF2079 domain-containing protein, translating into MQSPRVPARRIVLPRPPAPVASVRLPESAAAVRDRRRLRLARLDWLLLLAVVATGTAYAVYGLRVYRTLHAAAFDLAFFDQILWNTAHGRWFETSYVAYNFLGQHFEPVLLPFAALYRLGAGPQTLIVAQAAGAALAALPLYAAGRRLLPAGAAALLACAYLLTPALQRGVDFGFHPDLFEPLAAFGALAALLWRRDRLFLLAFAALLLLKEDAFLVALALGWIALLRGRRGLGLAAMAAALLWGALVLGVAMPALRHGAGSDLAERYGYLGSQPATILSGALSHPDRVLSQLAAPAPATAAFGLLASFALLPLLAPEILLAAVPAALVGLLSTHPPQRSLDLQYGAPVLALIAIAALFGAARGAAWLQRPGPRTTRWPAHRLRANAASALAAGALCAALAAGFLRGPFPPERDAAGWRFADDGSAAALARVARLIPADATLSAQTGLAPHLSQRRVQWEFPRLNEAEYVIVQDGGIRSSQSVLAGYDQALAALPARGYDQIAIDGPLRLFRRQLKGGR